A stretch of the Kushneria konosiri genome encodes the following:
- a CDS encoding ProQ/FINO family protein — protein MSDRFDEVFSALEQQASDLTARLESARSRIRELESTNQELVARLTRIQQMSGADGGHSPVSASPSDDVPEAVPVAFEGAEAGSMATSDDSDVSLSFVPDRPVASDELPPVPEESSTPTEQNMSEVVETAPLDPVQEDISPQALLKQWYKRYPKTFFERHTRPLAIGIHEALAAREPYSEKLIRRALAGYVNLPRYLKSVRVNAPRIDLEGQEAGRVEEEDARHAKEQLKRLQDRQQEREAEKQKLRLAQKMSELAHRHQR, from the coding sequence GTGAGCGACCGTTTTGATGAAGTGTTCAGTGCGCTTGAGCAGCAGGCAAGCGATCTGACAGCGCGTCTGGAAAGTGCGAGATCCCGCATTCGCGAACTTGAAAGCACCAATCAGGAGCTGGTAGCGCGTCTGACCCGTATTCAGCAGATGTCGGGTGCCGATGGTGGACACTCCCCTGTATCAGCTTCGCCATCGGATGACGTTCCGGAAGCCGTGCCGGTGGCGTTTGAAGGTGCCGAAGCCGGCAGTATGGCCACTAGCGACGACAGCGACGTCTCCCTTTCGTTTGTTCCGGACAGGCCCGTGGCGTCCGATGAGTTGCCGCCGGTGCCAGAAGAATCATCCACGCCTACAGAGCAGAACATGTCCGAAGTTGTTGAAACAGCACCGCTTGATCCCGTCCAGGAAGACATCTCTCCCCAGGCACTTCTCAAGCAGTGGTACAAGCGCTATCCCAAAACCTTTTTCGAGCGTCATACTCGCCCGCTGGCCATCGGTATTCACGAGGCGCTTGCGGCCCGCGAGCCCTACAGCGAAAAGCTGATTCGTCGGGCGCTGGCGGGTTACGTCAATCTGCCGCGTTATCTCAAGTCGGTACGGGTCAATGCACCGCGCATTGATCTCGAAGGCCAGGAGGCCGGCAGGGTCGAGGAAGAAGACGCGCGGCATGCGAAAGAGCAGCTCAAGCGCTTGCAGGACCGTCAGCAGGAGCGGGAAGCTGAAAAGCAAAAGCTTAGATTGGCACAAAAAATGTCCGAGCTGGCGCACCGGCATCAACGGTAG
- the ptsP gene encoding phosphoenolpyruvate--protein phosphotransferase yields MLEILRRIVQEVNGARSLDAALSIIVRRIRKAMQTDVCSVYLRDDERDCFILMDTIGLNASAIGQVTLKPGEGLVGLVGQREEPLNIEEAPSHSHFRYFAETGEERYSSFLGVPIIHQRRVLGVLVVQQREKRQFGEGEEAFLITMAAQLAGVLVHALSTGALARLSDPGTQAMLSGIAAAPGMAIGEAFVVVPSANLEAVPERVPDDIEAEVLRLREAIDCVRHDIRQAAERLASRISAQEQALFDVYQQMLGDAALGNEVEKRIREGQWAPYALARVVQRHVNYLERVDDNYLRERAADIRDLGRRVLAHLQKDSDTRKPVYPERTILVGDEISAAQLGEIPREKLAGLVALRGSSTSHVAILARAMGIPAVMGMNDLPISRLAGTPMIVDGYRGRLILRPQPDLLVRYESMIEEEEALTSMLESEQSLPSETSDGFRIRLMINTGLAVEMSGSPAARIDGVGLYRTEVPFMMHQRFPSEKEQTRIYREQLQGFAPLPVVMRTLDIGGDKSLPYFPIEEENPFLGWRGIRVTLDHPEVLMVQLRAMLRAAEGLDNLRILLPMVTSVEEVDTVCRLLDRAIQELRDDGIQVERPLLGVMLEVPAVIYQLEALASRVDFFSVGSNDLIQYLLAVDRNNARVSGLYDACQPAVLRALDHIARESRRLNVSASVCGELAGDPIGALLLMGMGYRVLSMNAPNLSRVRAAIRRVSMEGAQNLVSDVLALHSLTETRELVYQRMKEWELAHLLPPRD; encoded by the coding sequence ATGCTCGAGATTCTTCGCCGCATCGTTCAGGAGGTGAACGGCGCCCGCAGTCTGGATGCGGCGCTATCAATCATTGTGCGGCGCATCCGCAAGGCAATGCAGACCGACGTTTGCTCGGTCTATCTGCGCGATGACGAGCGTGACTGCTTTATCCTGATGGATACCATTGGTCTGAATGCCTCGGCCATTGGTCAGGTGACCCTGAAGCCCGGGGAAGGACTGGTGGGTCTTGTCGGGCAGCGCGAAGAGCCTCTTAATATCGAGGAGGCACCGTCACATTCCCACTTTCGCTACTTCGCCGAGACCGGCGAGGAGCGCTATTCAAGCTTTCTTGGCGTTCCCATCATTCATCAGCGCCGCGTGCTGGGTGTTCTGGTCGTACAGCAGCGTGAAAAACGCCAGTTCGGCGAAGGTGAAGAAGCCTTTCTGATTACCATGGCGGCCCAGTTGGCTGGTGTGCTGGTGCATGCCCTGTCGACCGGTGCGCTGGCGCGACTGAGCGACCCCGGCACCCAGGCCATGCTTAGCGGCATTGCGGCCGCGCCCGGGATGGCCATTGGTGAAGCCTTTGTGGTGGTGCCTTCGGCCAACCTGGAGGCCGTGCCCGAGCGTGTGCCCGACGATATCGAGGCCGAGGTTCTGCGGCTGCGTGAGGCCATCGACTGCGTGCGTCATGACATTCGACAGGCCGCAGAGCGCCTGGCCAGTCGTATCTCGGCGCAGGAGCAGGCGCTGTTTGATGTCTACCAGCAGATGCTGGGAGATGCTGCGCTGGGCAATGAAGTCGAAAAGCGAATCCGGGAAGGGCAGTGGGCGCCTTATGCGCTGGCACGGGTGGTGCAGCGTCACGTCAACTATCTCGAACGCGTGGATGATAACTACCTGCGCGAGCGTGCCGCGGATATTCGCGACCTTGGGCGTCGCGTGCTGGCCCACCTGCAAAAGGACAGTGATACTCGCAAGCCGGTTTATCCCGAACGTACCATTCTGGTCGGGGACGAGATCAGCGCCGCGCAGCTGGGTGAAATCCCGCGCGAGAAACTGGCGGGACTGGTAGCGCTGCGTGGCTCGAGCACCTCTCATGTGGCAATTCTGGCGCGCGCGATGGGCATTCCTGCCGTCATGGGCATGAATGATCTGCCCATCTCACGGCTGGCGGGCACCCCCATGATCGTCGATGGCTATCGCGGGCGGCTGATTCTGCGCCCGCAGCCGGATCTGCTGGTGCGTTACGAAAGCATGATCGAGGAGGAGGAAGCGCTTACCTCGATGCTTGAAAGCGAGCAGTCGCTGCCCAGTGAAACCAGCGACGGCTTTCGTATCCGTCTGATGATCAACACGGGGCTTGCCGTGGAAATGAGCGGCTCGCCTGCCGCGCGCATTGACGGTGTAGGGCTCTATCGCACCGAAGTGCCCTTCATGATGCATCAGCGTTTTCCCAGCGAGAAGGAACAGACGCGCATCTATCGCGAGCAGCTTCAGGGGTTCGCGCCGCTGCCGGTGGTCATGCGTACGCTGGATATCGGTGGTGATAAATCCTTGCCCTATTTCCCCATCGAGGAAGAAAACCCGTTTCTGGGCTGGCGTGGCATTCGGGTGACGCTGGATCATCCCGAAGTGCTGATGGTACAGCTGCGGGCCATGCTCAGGGCAGCCGAGGGGCTGGATAATCTTCGGATTCTGCTGCCGATGGTCACCAGTGTTGAAGAGGTCGATACGGTCTGCCGTCTTCTGGATCGCGCTATCCAGGAGCTGCGTGATGATGGCATTCAGGTCGAGCGTCCGCTTTTGGGCGTGATGCTGGAAGTGCCGGCCGTGATCTATCAGCTTGAGGCGCTCGCCTCACGCGTGGATTTCTTCTCGGTCGGCAGCAATGATCTGATCCAGTATCTGCTGGCGGTGGATCGCAACAACGCGCGTGTTTCCGGCCTTTATGATGCCTGTCAGCCGGCAGTGCTCAGGGCGCTGGATCATATTGCACGGGAAAGCCGGCGTCTGAACGTGTCCGCCTCGGTCTGTGGCGAGCTGGCGGGCGACCCGATTGGTGCGCTTTTATTGATGGGCATGGGCTATCGAGTGCTGTCGATGAATGCCCCCAATCTGTCGCGTGTACGCGCCGCCATCCGCCGCGTATCGATGGAAGGTGCACAGAATCTGGTCAGTGATGTGCTGGCGCTGCATTCGCTGACCGAAACGCGTGAGCTCGTGTATCAGCGCATGAAAGAGTGGGAACTGGCTCATCTATTGCCGCCCAGGGACTGA
- a CDS encoding porin, with the protein MKKTLLATAIAGAIGTMAAGAQAATVYNQDGSKLDVYGNVQIGWRNIKNAQTEDNVNGDPVFVGSENQDDIFDNGSTIGFRGEHIINPDLTGYFRAEFEFNADRQKGYYSQSSSKSGNSGLSTGDQAYLGLTGDFGDLRIGSWDDLLDDWVLDPVSNNEYFDNTDSSADVGGTSYREGNKITYTSPVTGGLQFAIGTRYYGDAEATQDFQDEVVNGANLGGEFQTDDDGSASLFGGLRYMVGDWTLAAVYDDLKNFKYIDDATGDDRDYGQQFGLNATWQMSDDLRVSAKWEQLHGQWADDADVNRYGIGARYSYGMGDVYGSYQYVDAERNATALTDPNAFSGIDQGGDESYNEFILGATYNLSSQMYVWLEGGKFDREEDIGDGVATGIAYSF; encoded by the coding sequence ATGAAAAAGACGCTCTTAGCGACTGCGATTGCCGGCGCAATCGGCACGATGGCAGCTGGTGCCCAGGCGGCCACGGTTTACAATCAGGACGGTTCCAAACTGGACGTTTACGGTAACGTTCAAATTGGTTGGCGTAATATCAAAAACGCTCAAACCGAAGATAATGTGAATGGCGACCCTGTTTTCGTTGGCTCTGAAAATCAGGATGATATTTTCGATAACGGTTCGACCATCGGGTTCCGCGGTGAGCACATTATCAATCCGGACCTGACCGGTTATTTCCGCGCCGAGTTCGAGTTCAACGCTGATCGCCAGAAAGGTTATTACAGCCAGAGTTCCAGCAAATCCGGTAATTCAGGCCTTTCTACCGGTGACCAGGCCTACCTTGGTCTGACCGGTGATTTCGGTGACCTGCGTATCGGTTCCTGGGATGATCTGCTGGACGACTGGGTTCTCGATCCGGTCTCCAACAACGAATACTTTGATAACACTGATAGTAGCGCGGATGTAGGCGGCACTTCTTATCGCGAAGGTAACAAGATCACCTATACCTCACCGGTTACCGGCGGTCTGCAGTTTGCTATTGGTACGCGCTACTATGGGGATGCTGAGGCTACTCAAGACTTCCAAGATGAAGTCGTAAATGGCGCAAATCTCGGCGGTGAGTTCCAAACAGATGATGACGGTAGCGCTTCTCTGTTTGGTGGCTTGCGTTATATGGTCGGCGACTGGACTTTGGCCGCTGTCTATGATGATCTGAAAAACTTTAAATATATTGACGATGCCACTGGCGATGATCGCGATTATGGCCAGCAGTTCGGCCTGAACGCGACCTGGCAGATGAGCGACGATCTACGCGTGTCCGCCAAGTGGGAACAGCTGCACGGCCAGTGGGCGGATGACGCTGATGTTAACCGCTATGGCATTGGTGCTCGCTACAGCTATGGCATGGGCGATGTCTACGGTTCTTATCAATATGTTGACGCTGAGCGCAATGCGACTGCGCTCACAGATCCAAATGCGTTTAGCGGAATCGACCAAGGTGGAGATGAAAGCTACAACGAGTTCATTCTTGGCGCGACCTACAATCTGAGCAGCCAAATGTATGTGTGGCTGGAAGGTGGTAAATTTGACCGCGAAGAAGACATTGGTGATGGTGTTGCCACCGGTATCGCTTACAGCTTCTAA
- a CDS encoding sensor histidine kinase, which yields MIKRTAMRLRTTILLTIICPLLLTLITFSAVGLWVLEDNMQKRQQEEVRLIAHGIRLPLTQALTHQNIQALQEGLSTTFSLSRLYGAFILSPSGQQIAGVGLAGGLQDKKMLQGAISNAREAEGYSQQGGQNFYTYLLPMTDAEGKVLGVLQINRLATGIERYMSLITTAALLLAAFVSILVVLLVWWGFHRYVDRPVNRLYRSMKAVQGGNRRHRMTPGGAREFHELGEAFNAMLDAMASKEREAHEQQHQQLALERSLKKSRRLAEIGVLAAGVAHELGSPLTVIDGQVQRLQRRDDLPDDARQRLVRIRRETRRMELTIRQLMDMGRRHTLQPRQHSLQHMIDEAERLAREALNLEHAHPLLETHLPEKDALTVDRQRFQQLLDNLIKNAFQAGSQKVVISAQYSATGVVLRIEDDGPGVEAEHHSQLFDPFYTTKGAGKGSGMGLTIVHRAVEDHGGHITLEESSSGGAAFIVTLPPETLLPPDSMTGDSETSRGIGMEDSDTMEDVLPRKHGHD from the coding sequence ATGATCAAAAGAACCGCCATGAGACTGCGTACCACCATCCTGCTGACCATCATCTGCCCCCTGCTGCTAACGTTAATCACGTTCAGCGCAGTGGGGCTGTGGGTACTGGAAGACAACATGCAAAAGCGTCAGCAGGAAGAGGTGCGACTGATTGCCCATGGGATACGCCTGCCCCTGACGCAGGCACTGACCCATCAAAACATACAGGCCCTGCAGGAAGGGTTGAGTACCACCTTTTCTCTTTCAAGGCTTTACGGCGCCTTCATCCTGTCCCCCTCGGGACAGCAGATTGCCGGCGTCGGCCTCGCCGGGGGCCTGCAGGACAAAAAGATGCTGCAGGGAGCCATCAGTAATGCCCGGGAGGCCGAAGGCTATTCGCAGCAGGGCGGGCAGAATTTTTATACCTATCTACTGCCGATGACAGATGCCGAGGGCAAGGTACTGGGCGTTTTGCAGATTAACCGTCTGGCCACCGGTATCGAGCGCTATATGAGCCTCATCACCACCGCGGCCCTGCTGCTGGCCGCTTTTGTAAGCATTCTGGTGGTGCTGTTGGTGTGGTGGGGATTTCACCGCTACGTGGACCGCCCGGTCAATCGGCTCTATCGCAGCATGAAGGCCGTTCAGGGTGGCAACCGCCGCCACCGCATGACACCCGGCGGCGCCCGGGAATTTCACGAACTTGGCGAGGCCTTCAACGCCATGCTTGACGCCATGGCCAGCAAGGAGCGGGAAGCTCACGAACAGCAACACCAGCAGCTCGCGCTGGAGCGCAGCTTGAAGAAATCGCGACGGCTGGCTGAAATCGGCGTGCTGGCCGCAGGCGTGGCACATGAACTCGGCTCACCGCTGACGGTCATCGATGGACAGGTTCAGCGCCTGCAGCGCCGCGACGACCTGCCTGACGACGCTCGCCAGCGTCTGGTACGCATTCGCCGTGAAACCCGACGCATGGAGTTGACCATTCGCCAGCTGATGGACATGGGCCGGCGTCATACACTGCAGCCGCGTCAGCACTCGCTGCAACACATGATCGATGAGGCCGAGCGGCTGGCGCGCGAGGCCCTGAATCTTGAACATGCGCACCCTCTGCTTGAAACGCATCTTCCGGAAAAGGATGCCCTTACCGTCGATCGACAGCGCTTTCAGCAGCTGCTCGACAATCTGATCAAAAATGCCTTTCAGGCCGGCAGCCAAAAGGTCGTCATTTCAGCGCAATACTCGGCCACAGGCGTGGTACTTCGCATAGAAGACGACGGCCCGGGCGTTGAGGCTGAACACCACAGTCAGCTTTTCGACCCCTTCTACACCACGAAAGGCGCCGGCAAGGGGAGCGGTATGGGACTCACCATTGTTCACCGTGCGGTCGAAGATCATGGCGGTCATATCACACTGGAGGAGAGCTCGTCCGGCGGTGCAGCCTTTATCGTTACCCTGCCGCCCGAGACGCTGTTACCCCCTGACTCCATGACTGGCGATAGCGAAACGTCAAGGGGTATCGGTATGGAAGACTCAGACACCATGGAGGATGTCTTGCCACGGAAACACGGCCATGACTGA
- a CDS encoding thymidylate synthase has translation MQPYLELMQQVLDHGVEKHDRTGVGTRAIFGHQMRFDLSQGFPLLTTKKLHLRSIIHELLWFLSGDTNIGYLKDNGVSIWDAWADEDGELGPVYGYQWRSWPAPDGGHVDQISRVIEQIKVNPDSRRLIVSAWNPALVDEMALPPCHALFQFFVADGKLSCQLYQRSGDIFLGVPFNIASYALLTHMVAQVCDLTPGEFIHTLGDAHLYSNHIEQARLQLSRTTKPRPTLRLNPDVKDIFAFRFEDIAIEDYAPHPHIRAQVAV, from the coding sequence ATGCAGCCCTATCTCGAACTCATGCAGCAGGTACTCGATCATGGTGTGGAAAAACATGATCGTACGGGCGTGGGGACGCGCGCCATTTTTGGCCATCAGATGCGTTTTGATCTTTCGCAGGGTTTTCCACTGCTGACCACCAAGAAACTGCATCTTCGCTCGATCATTCACGAGCTGCTCTGGTTTTTAAGCGGTGATACCAATATCGGCTATCTCAAGGACAACGGGGTGTCCATCTGGGATGCCTGGGCCGATGAGGACGGTGAGCTGGGCCCGGTGTATGGCTATCAGTGGCGTAGCTGGCCGGCGCCAGACGGTGGCCATGTCGATCAGATCAGCCGGGTCATCGAGCAGATCAAGGTCAACCCCGATTCCCGGCGCCTGATCGTGTCGGCCTGGAATCCGGCGCTGGTCGATGAGATGGCGCTGCCGCCCTGTCATGCGCTGTTTCAGTTCTTTGTGGCAGATGGCAAACTCTCCTGCCAGCTTTATCAGCGCAGTGGCGATATCTTTCTGGGCGTGCCCTTCAATATTGCCAGCTATGCGCTGTTGACCCATATGGTGGCTCAGGTATGCGATCTGACACCAGGAGAGTTCATCCATACGCTGGGGGATGCACACCTCTACAGCAACCACATCGAACAGGCACGCCTTCAGTTGTCGCGTACGACAAAACCGCGACCAACGCTCAGGCTCAATCCTGACGTAAAGGATATTTTTGCCTTTCGCTTTGAAGACATTGCCATCGAAGACTACGCCCCCCATCCGCACATTCGCGCCCAGGTGGCTGTCTGA
- a CDS encoding dihydrofolate reductase produces the protein MQETLVPIAMIAAVSRNRAIGIEGKLPWYLPEDLKFFKAVTLHKPLVMGRATFESIGKPLPNRLNIVVTRDTGFEHPGVRVCHDLESALALADDQAMIEGNEEIMVIGGGEIYRQALSFASRLYLTEIDVEVAGDTFFPSLDEDWQEVERVAGSPSEGQPGYDFVRYEREGAAQA, from the coding sequence ATGCAGGAAACCCTGGTACCCATTGCCATGATTGCCGCTGTGTCGCGCAATCGCGCCATCGGCATTGAGGGCAAGCTGCCCTGGTATCTGCCCGAGGATCTGAAATTTTTCAAGGCAGTCACATTACACAAGCCACTGGTGATGGGACGCGCTACCTTTGAATCCATTGGCAAGCCTTTACCCAATCGCCTCAACATCGTGGTCACTCGCGATACAGGCTTTGAGCATCCCGGAGTACGGGTATGTCATGACCTGGAAAGCGCGCTGGCACTGGCTGACGATCAGGCCATGATCGAAGGTAATGAGGAGATCATGGTCATCGGCGGCGGCGAAATTTATCGGCAGGCCCTGTCTTTCGCCTCAAGGCTTTATCTGACAGAAATTGATGTCGAGGTGGCGGGGGATACCTTCTTTCCTTCGCTGGATGAGGACTGGCAGGAAGTTGAGCGGGTAGCAGGCTCGCCTTCCGAGGGTCAACCCGGCTACGATTTTGTGCGCTACGAAAGAGAAGGCGCAGCGCAGGCGTGA
- a CDS encoding RNA pyrophosphohydrolase produces the protein MIDPDGFRPNVGIIIANCGGQVLWARRVGQNAWQFPQGGIKEDETPHDALYRELKEEIGLHPDDVDILACTRGWLRYRLPKGLIRTHSRPLCIGQKQKWFLLRMRCQESSICVDTTPKPEFDGWRWVSYWYPLGQVVSFKRDVYRRALRELAPRLPGENPVDAAGQ, from the coding sequence GTGATCGATCCCGACGGTTTCCGGCCCAACGTTGGCATCATTATTGCCAACTGCGGTGGCCAGGTACTGTGGGCACGACGGGTAGGACAGAATGCATGGCAATTTCCACAGGGTGGTATCAAGGAAGATGAGACACCTCATGACGCCTTGTATCGAGAACTGAAAGAGGAGATCGGCCTGCATCCCGATGACGTCGATATATTGGCCTGCACGCGTGGCTGGCTCAGATACCGATTGCCAAAGGGACTGATTCGTACCCATTCGCGCCCGCTTTGTATTGGCCAGAAGCAGAAGTGGTTCCTGTTGCGTATGCGGTGCCAGGAATCCAGTATTTGTGTGGATACCACGCCCAAGCCGGAGTTTGACGGCTGGCGATGGGTTAGTTACTGGTACCCTCTGGGTCAGGTAGTGTCTTTCAAGCGTGACGTCTATCGGCGCGCCCTGCGAGAGCTGGCGCCGCGTCTGCCCGGAGAGAATCCGGTGGATGCGGCCGGCCAATAG
- a CDS encoding sigma-54-dependent transcriptional regulator, translated as MTDQILIVEDDAAILELLVEELEEAGHTVTGVDSAEQALTLSETTAFDVIISDIRLPGMDGMTLLDTLAQQPDHPAMIIITAFGSIEQAVDALQRGADDFLTKPLDLDQVRASVARLGRRRALKTRQQASETRDIFQLDDMTSCTPAMSTLFDQARRLATQQAAVLIQGESGTGKELMARALHRESARRAGPFVAVNCASIAPDVMESECFGHVRGAFTGAVAHRRGLFQQAHGGTLFLDEIGDMPLALQAKLLRVLQTHCVRPVGSEEEQQVDIRIVAATNRPLLELIEAGLFREDLFYRLETFSLTLPPLRERPDDIALLAEHFIERYRREQRRDIMILSPSALSLLWAYPFPGNVRELDNAILRAVTLARTDALEPDDFPERFRQTVTARESHDTQAQAWLSLEQMEQRYIRRVLDAVDGNKRRAAEILGIGRKTLYRRLEERESP; from the coding sequence ATGACTGATCAAATTCTGATTGTCGAGGATGATGCGGCCATTCTGGAGCTGCTTGTCGAGGAACTCGAGGAAGCCGGCCACACTGTCACAGGCGTCGACAGCGCCGAGCAGGCCCTGACGCTGTCTGAGACAACGGCTTTTGATGTCATCATCAGCGATATTCGCCTGCCCGGCATGGATGGCATGACGCTGTTGGACACGCTGGCACAACAGCCCGACCACCCCGCCATGATCATCATTACCGCCTTTGGCAGTATCGAACAGGCCGTGGACGCGCTTCAGCGCGGCGCAGATGATTTCCTGACCAAGCCGCTGGACCTGGATCAGGTTCGTGCCAGCGTCGCCCGACTGGGCCGGCGTCGTGCATTAAAAACGCGCCAGCAGGCCAGCGAAACCCGCGACATCTTCCAGCTGGACGACATGACCAGCTGCACGCCGGCCATGTCCACCCTTTTTGACCAAGCCCGGCGCCTTGCCACACAGCAGGCCGCCGTATTGATTCAGGGCGAAAGCGGTACCGGTAAGGAGCTGATGGCCCGGGCCCTGCATCGGGAAAGCGCTCGCAGGGCAGGCCCGTTTGTGGCCGTCAATTGCGCCAGCATTGCGCCGGATGTCATGGAAAGCGAATGCTTCGGTCATGTCAGAGGGGCCTTTACAGGTGCCGTTGCGCATCGTCGCGGCCTATTCCAGCAGGCCCATGGCGGCACGCTCTTTCTCGACGAGATCGGTGACATGCCGCTCGCCCTGCAGGCCAAACTGCTGCGCGTACTGCAAACACACTGCGTCCGGCCTGTGGGCAGTGAAGAGGAACAACAGGTCGATATTCGTATCGTGGCGGCGACCAACCGCCCCCTTTTGGAACTCATCGAGGCGGGGCTTTTCCGCGAAGACCTGTTCTACCGGCTTGAAACCTTCAGCCTGACGTTGCCACCACTACGGGAGCGCCCCGACGACATCGCCCTGCTGGCCGAGCACTTTATCGAGCGCTACCGCCGAGAGCAAAGACGAGACATCATGATCCTGTCGCCGTCAGCGCTATCGCTGCTATGGGCCTATCCCTTCCCCGGCAATGTGCGGGAACTGGACAATGCCATTTTGCGCGCCGTTACCCTGGCGCGAACGGACGCTCTCGAACCCGACGATTTTCCCGAACGCTTTCGACAGACCGTGACTGCCAGAGAGAGCCATGACACCCAGGCGCAGGCGTGGCTCAGCCTCGAGCAGATGGAGCAGCGCTATATCCGGCGTGTGCTTGACGCCGTCGACGGCAACAAGCGACGTGCCGCCGAGATACTGGGGATCGGCCGCAAGACGCTTTATCGTCGTCTGGAAGAGCGCGAGTCGCCCTGA
- the lgt gene encoding prolipoprotein diacylglyceryl transferase encodes MFHHPQFDPVAVSLGPLAIHWYGLMYVVGFVGAWWLARVRAERLGLTKDQVGDMIFYGALGVVLGGRIGYAIFYGWEQFLANPLWIFKVWEGGMSFHGGLIGVLIASLLFARRHQLTFFQLTDFIAPMVPIGLGAGRLGNFINQELPGRVTDVPWGMVYPLYGPEPRHPSELYEFALEGVVLFCILWTVSRKPRQRGLISGLFLILYGAFRFFVEFFRRPDPQLGFIAFDWLTMGQLLCVPMLLLGVVLIIWSRRQGIDDARSSSQV; translated from the coding sequence ATGTTTCATCATCCGCAGTTTGATCCGGTGGCGGTCTCGCTTGGGCCGTTGGCCATTCACTGGTATGGCCTGATGTATGTCGTGGGCTTCGTGGGTGCCTGGTGGCTGGCCCGCGTGCGCGCCGAACGGCTTGGTCTAACGAAGGATCAGGTCGGCGACATGATCTTTTACGGCGCCCTCGGAGTCGTGCTGGGTGGACGTATCGGCTACGCGATCTTTTACGGCTGGGAGCAGTTTCTGGCCAATCCGCTCTGGATTTTCAAGGTCTGGGAAGGTGGCATGAGCTTTCATGGCGGGCTCATCGGTGTTCTCATTGCATCGCTGCTTTTTGCCCGTCGTCATCAACTGACCTTCTTCCAGCTGACCGATTTTATTGCCCCCATGGTGCCCATTGGTCTGGGGGCCGGTCGTCTGGGCAACTTCATCAATCAGGAGCTTCCCGGTCGTGTGACGGATGTTCCCTGGGGCATGGTGTATCCCCTCTACGGTCCCGAGCCGCGTCATCCTTCCGAGCTTTATGAGTTTGCCCTTGAAGGCGTAGTGCTTTTTTGCATTCTCTGGACGGTTTCCAGAAAGCCGCGACAGCGCGGCCTGATCTCGGGGCTGTTTCTGATTCTTTATGGTGCCTTTCGGTTTTTTGTCGAATTCTTTCGCCGCCCGGACCCGCAGCTTGGTTTTATCGCCTTCGACTGGCTGACCATGGGACAACTGTTGTGTGTCCCCATGCTGCTTCTGGGCGTGGTACTGATTATCTGGTCGCGTCGCCAGGGCATTGACGATGCGCGTTCTTCTTCTCAGGTATAA
- a CDS encoding acyltransferase family protein, translating to MVKKLEWINILKGLGIMMVVYAHMTSGFVRDFFFLFHMPLFFIIAGYLFRPNVDLGAYLRRKSLHLLVPYGFFMALLYAPTLYQALGNETSLSSALMAMVLGGRDLISNLSPFWFVTCFWATQQLVNVLLTRLSLRTTSTIMLSMLGLAAVNQSLFSELWLIGNLNVVLMAAPCFYLGYLVAHYRIDVERPRVLLLSAGASVLAMWCVHGYPHFTMDMKYADYGMPVLSLLAAFAVTLVLMALSHQLARMPIVARVVGLVGEASMVIMFLHLSIQVTLDHHGLLEALAPRWLLMTALPVLFYLLVRHNGWTRLLCLGDPAVLSERRARRCEKRQKDPALASSWS from the coding sequence ATGGTTAAAAAGCTTGAATGGATCAACATTCTGAAAGGACTCGGCATCATGATGGTGGTGTACGCCCACATGACGTCCGGATTCGTTCGGGATTTTTTCTTTCTTTTTCACATGCCACTTTTTTTTATCATTGCCGGCTATCTTTTCAGGCCCAACGTCGATCTCGGGGCCTACCTTCGCCGCAAGAGCCTTCACCTGCTGGTGCCCTATGGTTTTTTCATGGCGCTTTTGTACGCGCCAACCCTCTATCAGGCGCTGGGCAATGAAACATCGCTTTCCAGTGCGTTAATGGCCATGGTGCTAGGCGGGCGCGATCTGATTTCAAACCTGTCACCGTTCTGGTTCGTGACCTGCTTCTGGGCTACACAGCAGCTGGTCAATGTGCTGCTGACGCGACTGTCGTTGCGAACCACAAGCACTATCATGCTGAGCATGCTGGGGCTTGCGGCAGTGAATCAGTCCCTTTTCAGTGAGCTCTGGCTGATCGGTAACCTCAACGTGGTGCTCATGGCCGCGCCCTGTTTCTATCTGGGGTATCTGGTCGCTCATTATCGGATCGATGTGGAAAGACCGCGTGTGCTGCTGCTGAGTGCCGGGGCCAGCGTGCTGGCGATGTGGTGTGTACACGGCTATCCACATTTCACCATGGACATGAAGTATGCCGATTACGGAATGCCGGTATTGAGTCTGCTGGCAGCGTTTGCCGTCACACTGGTACTTATGGCGCTATCGCATCAGCTGGCGCGTATGCCGATAGTGGCCAGAGTCGTGGGGCTGGTGGGAGAGGCGTCAATGGTGATCATGTTTTTGCATCTGAGCATTCAGGTCACGCTTGACCATCATGGGCTGCTGGAGGCGCTGGCGCCACGCTGGCTTTTGATGACGGCGCTGCCGGTTCTGTTTTATCTGCTGGTGCGTCACAACGGCTGGACAAGGCTCCTGTGTCTGGGAGACCCCGCCGTGCTTTCCGAGCGGCGTGCCAGACGCTGCGAGAAACGCCAAAAGGATCCTGCGCTGGCCTCCAGCTGGTCCTGA